One Vigna unguiculata cultivar IT97K-499-35 chromosome 7, ASM411807v1, whole genome shotgun sequence genomic region harbors:
- the LOC114191398 gene encoding phosphoserine aminotransferase 1, chloroplastic-like: MAPENLQLEILPFNQCLNHTALFQNRTTPFRLSSPRPTFFKPTSIKCATQLHTQPPPLTHAQDRVFNFVAGTATLLEKVLLRAQSELYNWGGSGMSVMEMSHRGKEFLSIIQKAESDLRTLLQIPPEYSVLFLQGGATTQFAVVLLNLCSPDDVVDFIVTGSSGDKAAKEAQKYCKPNVIWFGKSEKYTKVTIDPLLAPGLLGARPNS, from the coding sequence ATGGCTCCTGAAAATCTCCAACTTGAAATCCTTCCCTTTAATCAATGTCTCAATCACACCGCTCTCTTCCAGAACCGCACCACCCCTTTCCGCCTCTCTTCCCCTCGCCCCACCTTCTTCAAACCCACATCAATCAAATGCGCCACCCAACTCCACACCCAACCCCCACCCCTCACCCACGCCCAAGATCGCGTCTTCAACTTCGTCGCCGGCACCGCCACCCTCCTGGAAAAGGTTCTCCTTCGTGCCCAATCCGAGCTCTACAATTGGGGCGGATCCGGCATGAGCGTCATGGAAATGAGCCACCGCGGCAAGGAGTTTCTCTCCATAATCCAAAAGGCCGAATCGGATCTCCGCACCCTCCTCCAGATCCCGCCAGAGTATTCTGTCCTCTTCCTCCAGGGCGGCGCCACAACCCAGTTCGCCGTCGTGCTGCTCAATCTCTGCTCCCCTGACGACGTCGTCGACTTCATCGTCACGGGCTCCTCGGGCGACAAGGCCGCCAAGGAGGCGCAGAAGTACTGCAAACCCAACGTGATCTGGTTTGGGAAATCCGAAAAGTACACAAAGGTAACCATagacccccttttggcaccgggtctGCTTGGAGCAAGGCCAAACAGCTAA